Proteins co-encoded in one Pseudopipra pipra isolate bDixPip1 chromosome 12, bDixPip1.hap1, whole genome shotgun sequence genomic window:
- the LOC135420616 gene encoding basic proline-rich protein-like, translating to MTSPWGAERTRPWLGRSPARAIRAPGAAPSPPPAKPSRRCHVRPAGRRRDRPWAWPPQERSRSEPPAGLPALPTQHKPEVPKPPVRPPGKYLRTPCPTGPRSIRRTGQSWRGPRRPKPAAAPALLAEGVVLSPRYLTAAAPRRGRMTGGFCHLPPRGPPPPRPPHLGALCSPLSSGHSAGWRPLGHGLPLGRAPGCLRQALGATSDLEAPGLEKATARLRWGAKSLAGNGTWGAAPQSPAPTEGTCSGPSEASTAKRSHQCCEKQKMELLSEFLYLLKKIHVFRNSDSKGSWKRRQAILA from the exons ATGAC TTCCCCGTGGGGCGCTGAGAGGACACGGCCGTGGCTGGGCCGCTCTCCCGCCCGCGCCATTCGCGCTCCCGGGGCCGCTCCGTCCCCGCCGCCCGCGAAGCCTTCGCGGCGCTGCCACGTGCGGCCGGCGGGGCGGCGCCGGGACAGACCCTGGGCCTGGCCCCCTCAGGAGCGCAGCCGCTCGGAGCCTCCAGCGGGGCTTCCCGCCCTCCCAACACAGCATAAGCCCGAGGTCCCGAAGCCGCCCGTGCGCCCGCCAGGAAAGTACTTACGGACTCCGTGTCCGACGGGGCCACGAAGCATCCGACGCACGGGTCAGTCATGGCGCGGCCCGAGGCGGCCCAAGCCGGCGGCAGCGCCCGCCCTGCTCGCGGAGGGAGTGGTGCTGTCCCCCCGTTATTTAAcggccgccgccccgcgccgggGGCGGATGACAGGCGGGTTTTGTCACCTGCCACCCcgggggccgcccccgccccgcccgccgcacCTGGGCGCGCTTTGCAGCCCCCTGAGCTCGGGCCATAGCGCCGGGTGGCGGCCGCTCGGCCACGGGCTGCCCCTCGGCCGGGCCCCGGGGTGCCTTCGCCAGGCTCTGGGAGCCACTTCGGACTTGGAGGCTCCAGGCTTGGAGAAGGCCACGGCTCGGCTGCGATGGGGAGCGAAGTCTCTGGCGGGGAATGGTACCTGGGGGGCGGCTCCGCAGAGCCCCGCGCCCACTGAGGGAACGTGCTCGGGCCCCTCTG aGGCTTCCACAGCTAAGAGGAGCCACCAGTGttgtgagaaacagaaaatggagTTGTTGTCTGAATTCCTTTATCTTCTCAAGAAGATACACGTATTTAGAAATAGTGACTCAAAG GGCAGCTGGAAAAGAAGGCAAGCAATTCTGGCTTGA